The genomic stretch CGGAAGCAACCACCTTCATCACGGCAGCATCATCAATTTTATTGGTCGCGGAAAAGATGGCATGTCGATCCATTCCGGCATCTTCCAGTGCATCTTCCCATTTATCCCTTCCAAAATTATCCTTGACCAGCCCTGCCAAGCAAGTTGCGATCACGCCTTTCATTGCTTCCTCCTTTTGTTGTTCATGGATACAGCGTATCAGGGTCAGGAAAAACATAAACGCCCCCCCCGTCCTTAACCCCTTAAGACCTTAAGGGGTGGTGGTCTTAACCTGAAATGATTTTTCAAAGATCCGACAAACAATGGGTATCAAACAAGGACCCTCTCTATGATTTCTTTTTTCGCTGCAAATTATATTTCTTCATTTTGTATTGCAGCAGGCTCTTGGTAATACCAAGCTTTTCAGCTGCTCTGGCCTGGATATTATTTGCCTCTTCTAAGGCCTGACGGACCAATTTTTCCTCAATACCGCTCAATACCTCGGAGAGACTGAGGCCCTCAGGAATAAACTGGCCCAGTTCAAGTCCGGAACTCCATTCCTGTATACCAGGCATCTGACTGGTGTCCGGCTGGACATCTTCTGCATCAATGCGACCTTCATTACAAAGAATAGCAGCCCGCTCAATAGTGTTTTCCAGCTCCCGGATATTCCCCTCCCAGGGCAGGCTGACGAGCAAACGCATGGCCTCTGGAGAAATCTCGTTCTTTTCCCTTCCGAGCCGTACTCCGTTTTTTTGAAGAAAATAATGAACCAGGGCCGGAATATCGTCCAGTCGTTCCCGCAAGGGCGGCATATGGATATGAATCACATTAAGACGATAAAAGAGGTCGTTTCGAAATTTCCCCTGCTCTACCTCGTCTTTCAGGTCTTTATTGGTTGCTGCAAGAATACGAACATCTATGGAAATAGTGGTATTCCCCCCTACCCGCTCAAAGGATCGTTCCTGGAGCACCCGCAGCAACTTGGCCTGTAAGGCCGGGGTCATTTCCCCGATCTCATCAAGAAAGAGCGTGCCAGAGTCGGCCAACTCAAAACGCCCCTTGCGCATGGCAGATGCATCGGTAAAGGCTCCTTTTTCATGACCGAATAACTCGCTCTCCAGCAGATGCTCGGAAAGGGCTGCACAGTTGACTGAGATAAACGGTGCATCCCTGCGCTCGCTCAGGTTATGAACAGCCCGGGCCACCAGCTCCTTGCCCGTCCCGGATTCACCGGTGACAAGTACAGAGGAGGGCGTGGGCGCAACCTTTTCAATCAATCGATAGACGACCAGCATATTCGGGTTTTTGCCGATCATGCCGCCGAAACCCGACGTGAAAGTGGCTTCACTGCGCAGACGTTTAATCTCACGCACCATGCCGTAATGCTCTACCGCTTTACAGGCCGATGCCAGCAATTCCTCATTGGAAAAGGGCTTGGCCAGGTAGGTGAAGGCACCAAGATGCATAGCTTCAACCGCTTTGCCGACCTCGGCATAGGCGGTGATCAGGATGACCGGTAGCCGCTTGTTGAATTCTTTTAATTTACTCAGCAGAGCGATACCGTCCATGCCCGGCATTTTCATATCGCTTATAACCAGATCCAGGTCGTTTTCCCTGGCCATTTTCAATCCTGTCTGGCCGCTGTCTGCGGTAAAGACTTCGTATCCTTCATCACGTAACAGTTCAGAAAGGACAATCAGGTAATTCGGTTCGTCATCAACTACTAGAATAGTGTGCATGATAGCTCTGAAGTGTGGGTTAGGGAAGGAGAACAGGTTCCCCTTCTCTTCTTAATCTCGTCTTAATTTCTTCTTATTTTTGGTGCAGGCTGTTCTTCTTCGGCGTTCGCTCATTGCTGAACATATTGCAATCGTTCAAGGAGTTCAACCATTATTGAATCCGGCGGACAGATAGCACCAGCTTCTCCGGCAAACCGCCTACCGTGAAGGTCTCCGTGGTAATCACTGCCTCCGGTACAGAGCAAATTATATCTCCCCGCGAGAATCTGTAAGCGTTTTTTTACCTTCCTGCTGTGGGTGGGATAGAATACCTCTACTCCATCAAGTCCTCTTTCCACCAGTTCCTGAAAAAGCATGGGCAACTCTTTCATGCCCTTATCAATTATTCCGGGATGGGCAAGCACGGCTATCCCGCCAGCCTGATGAAGAATCGCAATAGCTTCCGAGGCTCGGGAGGCATAACGGCTGCACCAGGCAGGTTTATTCCGCCCCAGATAAGTGGAAAAGGCCTGTTGGGTATTAGTTACATAGCCCTTTTCTTGCAGCAATCTGGCAATATGGGGACGACCAGCCTGGCCGCATCCTGAAACCTGTTCCAGCTCTTGGTCAGTAATAGAAATGCCCATTTTTGCTAACTTCTCAAGGATATTTCTATTACGTTCAATTCGTCCCTGTTGCAGACGGACTAACCAGTCGAGAAGCTCCTGATTATTTGGATCAATACCGTATCCTAAAATATGTAATGAATACTGACGATGCGTGGCGCTGATCTCAATACCACTGACAACCGGTATACCGAGCTCTTGGCCGTGGTGAATTGCCTCCTGCACACCCTCAACAGTATCATGATCTGTCAAAGAAAATCCTTGGAGCTTGCGGTCCGCAGCCATTTGAACCAGTTCGGCAGGGGTAGCAGTACCGTCGGAATAAACAGAGTGAGTATGGAGTTCAACACACATAGAAAATAATTAACAATTCAGCTAAGCAGCTAAGAGCATTTCAAGAATATATATTAGGTTGGCTTTGCAGGCGATAACGTTTCAACACCAGCAATCCTACTGGAACTGTACATTCCTCTTCATAACCTTATCTATAGCAAATTACTTAATGATTGTACAGGGGAGAAAATACGAGCCAGGACTCATTTTTTCGCGATTTCTCTCAAAATCCCGGTCATGACAGCTTCGACTTTTGCCATCTTGGCCGAATTTTCAAAAAAGAGCTCTTTGACGACTCAAAACAGGCCGAATACCCCTCCCCTCCTCCTCTTACTTCTCCACTGATCTACTACTCGCTCTGGCCTTTTTTTGCGGCAACCCCTCAGAAATCGGCTTACCATGCTGCCGAATATACTCATACATGACAATGGACGCAGCAACGCTGACGTTCAAGCTCTGCACATGACCCCATTGAGGAATAGAAATCGCTTCAATATCTGGGTATTCCGATCTATCAAAGCTGATGCCAAACTCCTCATGCCCCATCACAAAGGCGGATTTCTTCGCCAGTGAGCAGCTCCCTAGCAGCTCGGAACAACCTGGTTCAAGCACCGTAAAAGTATACCCTTTCTCGGTCAGGGCTTGGTAGCAGGAAGGAAAATCATCATGATGATGAAATTTAACCCAACGCACAGACCCTTTAGCCGAATCCGGATTAAAGGCAGTGACGCCCACC from Candidatus Electrothrix communis encodes the following:
- a CDS encoding TrmH family RNA methyltransferase, whose product is MARRYNKRLDIEARYEQARRRNLVSAKPGLHEYILVLDGLKPDFNIGKIFRAADAFGAREIHLVGVTAFNPDSAKGSVRWVKFHHHDDFPSCYQALTEKGYTFTVLEPGCSELLGSCSLAKKSAFVMGHEEFGISFDRSEYPDIEAISIPQWGHVQSLNVSVAASIVMYEYIRQHGKPISEGLPQKKARASSRSVEK
- a CDS encoding sigma-54 dependent transcriptional regulator codes for the protein MHTILVVDDEPNYLIVLSELLRDEGYEVFTADSGQTGLKMARENDLDLVISDMKMPGMDGIALLSKLKEFNKRLPVILITAYAEVGKAVEAMHLGAFTYLAKPFSNEELLASACKAVEHYGMVREIKRLRSEATFTSGFGGMIGKNPNMLVVYRLIEKVAPTPSSVLVTGESGTGKELVARAVHNLSERRDAPFISVNCAALSEHLLESELFGHEKGAFTDASAMRKGRFELADSGTLFLDEIGEMTPALQAKLLRVLQERSFERVGGNTTISIDVRILAATNKDLKDEVEQGKFRNDLFYRLNVIHIHMPPLRERLDDIPALVHYFLQKNGVRLGREKNEISPEAMRLLVSLPWEGNIRELENTIERAAILCNEGRIDAEDVQPDTSQMPGIQEWSSGLELGQFIPEGLSLSEVLSGIEEKLVRQALEEANNIQARAAEKLGITKSLLQYKMKKYNLQRKKKS
- a CDS encoding PHP domain-containing protein, with the translated sequence MCVELHTHSVYSDGTATPAELVQMAADRKLQGFSLTDHDTVEGVQEAIHHGQELGIPVVSGIEISATHRQYSLHILGYGIDPNNQELLDWLVRLQQGRIERNRNILEKLAKMGISITDQELEQVSGCGQAGRPHIARLLQEKGYVTNTQQAFSTYLGRNKPAWCSRYASRASEAIAILHQAGGIAVLAHPGIIDKGMKELPMLFQELVERGLDGVEVFYPTHSRKVKKRLQILAGRYNLLCTGGSDYHGDLHGRRFAGEAGAICPPDSIMVELLERLQYVQQ